In Mastomys coucha isolate ucsf_1 unplaced genomic scaffold, UCSF_Mcou_1 pScaffold20, whole genome shotgun sequence, one DNA window encodes the following:
- the LOC116098072 gene encoding prolactin-inducible protein homolog has product MPGLSFMFSAATLILVLCLQLGIIEGQDTENTRKALTFNLSVPSRAQRNEEISLALELGTQYKECMVIKTYLVSSVPIEGGFNYVQTRCLCPDYPTTIYWDFIVTETATIAIVVDIVKERNICPNDVAVVPITGDRYHTIHTIYVN; this is encoded by the exons ATGCCGGGTCTCTCATTCATGTTCAGCGCTGCCACACTCATCTTGGTCCTCTGCCTGCAGCTGGGGATCATTGAAGGCCAGGATACCGA aaatACCCGAAAGGCACTTACATTTAACCTATCTGTTCCATCAAGAGCACAGAGAAATGAGGAGATATCACTGGCACTTGAACTTGGAACACAATATAAAGAATGTATGGTG ATCAAAACATACCTTGTAAGTAGTGTACCAATCGAAGGTGGCTTCAACTATGTACAAACCCGCTGCCTCTGCCCCGATTACCCTACCACCATTTACTGGGATTTTATAGTCACAG aaaCTGCAACAATTGCAATTGTGGTTGACattgttaaagaaagaaatatctgcCCTAATGATGTGGCCGTGGTGCCCATCACAGGAGACCGGTACCACACTATTCATACTATATACGTGAATTAA
- the LOC116098073 gene encoding prolactin-inducible protein homolog encodes MASLQIFYQPGGVLHLLILCLFLEIAYGQNNWNNPLSLDMIVSPMKKKNEFTATLQVKNNVGQCMAVKVSTVTNPNIKYISSHAIFTSCLCSVNNYFWDIQVSDNTVFQGKAEVVPPKGICPDDENIFPVTSYVGTASQEIFVS; translated from the exons ATGGCCTCTCTTCAAATATTCTATCAGCCCGGAGGTGTTCTGCATCTCTTGATTTTGTGCTTATTTTTGGAGATTGCCTATGGTCAGAACAATTG GAACAATCCACTTTCACTAGATATGATAGTTTCtccaatgaaaaagaaaaatgaatttacagCAACACTCCAGGTTAAAAATAATGTGGGCCAATGTATGGCG GTGAAAGTCAGTACTGTGACCAATCCAAACATCAAGTACATTTCTTCTCATGCCATTTTCACTTCCTGCCTTTGCAGTGTAAACAACTATTTCTGGGATATTCAAGTCTCTG ACAATACTGTCTTTCAAGGGAAGGCAGAAGTTGTTCCACCTAAGGGCATATGTCCTGATGATGAAAACATATTTCCAGTAACTTCTTATGTAGGGACTGCTTCACAAGAAATCTTTGTATCATGA